A genomic region of Glycine max cultivar Williams 82 chromosome 15, Glycine_max_v4.0, whole genome shotgun sequence contains the following coding sequences:
- the LOC106796118 gene encoding protein MAIN-LIKE 2-like, whose amino-acid sequence MRCEARRWIVAARAYLLHLVSCTLFANKSATYVHVVHLKAFRDLGQSGGYAWGVAALVHMYDQLDEASRTTTRQIAGYLTLLQCWIYEHFPSVHQCVTNDAYQETSPRASRWLTLKAHMKGITGAPYRERCDALTVTDVCWLPYTEHRGVRGFELISSFQGQLRWGPMVVTAQSEKVSADYMEWFFRISHPFMIPTQARDQPKHAPAADLEEYMQSSIPQDRVMSTGHSALK is encoded by the exons ATGAGATGTGAGGCGCGGCGGTGGATTGTAGCAGCTCGTGCTTATTTGCTGCACCTGGTcagttgcactctttttgctaacaagagtgcaacataTGTTCATGTGGTGCACCTAAAGGCTTTTCGTGACCTAGGTCAGAGTGGTGGTTATGCCTGGGGAGTTGCcgcgctggttcatatgtatgaccagttagatgaAGCTTCTAGGACCACTACACGACAGATTGCGGGGTACCTGACTTTACtacag tgctggatctatgagcactttCCTAGTGTGCATCAGTGCGTCACAAATGATGCAtaccaggagacgtccccacgtgcttcccgGTGGCTAACGTTGAAGGCGCATATGAAGGGAATTACAGGAGCACCGTACCGGGAACGTTGTGATGCTTTGACAGTCACAGATGTGTGTTGGTTGCCTTACACTGAGCATCGAGGGGTTAGGGGCTTTGAGCTGATTTCATCATTCCAAGGTCAACTGAGATGGGGTCCTATGGTGGTCACAGCTCAATCAGAGAAG gtatctgcagattacatggagtggtttttcCGGATATCTCACCCATTCATGATACCAACCCAAGCACGTGACCAGCCCAAACATGCACCTGCCGCAGACCTTGAGGAGTACATGCAGTCGTCCATCCCAcag